The Uruburuella testudinis genome window below encodes:
- a CDS encoding AsmA family protein: MALILAVLSLYLTLHQLFSPERLHALADDAVAGSGRSVRFSSNIGRSWLPRPTATLHNVVITKPGSAAAAVMVKEMRIGISWSSLWQARPEIEKWQLRQAEIELLHDSDGRWSLQDLWQSHTDTAAPGRLSVSDSRINIHLPERSYYLNDFYTDIGNDSNEGRPFSSRGTLQSHTSAPAAWSAEGSLQQNNGIWRIPQLHLQADSAIHGQPFSLNSESSLSWQPSAQTLTLQNIRLRADSPFHNLHLTAESPAATWANRHLNIGKINAVYTAGNESAHWNGSLALGRISLRPSIAAIDEFEINNNLQSSSRQTTFNLSGAATWQKNQQLRADIKLTTLQDNLGKAADPRFNSQLAGTFTLEHNGSWQTGLQGLFDRQPAALNAAYTPNPHGTPTLSGRLNLHKLALAPYWQDLQAQSGSLYPALLLHEKAPVIDTEITIGSLSMPGLQFDNLSSHLFANRERITLSGFRAGLYGGITEGGISMANTNPISYHLQQNAAGVHIRALLQDLFAYSSISGNGNAVIDLTARGSNRSELTRSLNGSLQLTVSDGAWLGIDFDNILQRASNAAAIGSGRTDVQTPFSRFSMLSHIENGIDYHENVELISPRLEIRSSGRTDLASQTLSENLFIHNARNRQAKPIPLTISGPIDNPSVTIDFQRLTYGMSTPEERRRALAETLREQWQWLNPRNSGTP; the protein is encoded by the coding sequence ATGGCCCTTATTTTGGCCGTGCTCAGCCTTTACCTGACGCTGCACCAGCTTTTCAGCCCCGAACGCCTGCACGCGCTGGCCGACGATGCCGTAGCGGGCAGCGGCCGCAGCGTGCGCTTCAGCAGCAACATCGGCCGCAGCTGGCTGCCCCGCCCCACCGCCACGCTGCACAACGTGGTGATTACCAAACCCGGCAGCGCAGCCGCCGCCGTGATGGTAAAAGAAATGCGCATCGGCATCAGCTGGAGCAGCCTGTGGCAGGCACGCCCCGAAATTGAAAAATGGCAGCTGCGCCAAGCGGAAATCGAGCTGCTGCACGACAGCGACGGGCGCTGGAGCCTGCAAGACTTATGGCAGTCACACACCGACACGGCCGCACCCGGCCGGCTGAGCGTATCCGACAGCCGCATCAATATCCACCTGCCCGAGCGCAGCTATTATCTGAATGATTTTTATACCGATATCGGCAACGATAGCAACGAAGGCCGCCCCTTCAGCAGCCGCGGCACCCTCCAAAGCCATACATCCGCCCCGGCCGCCTGGTCGGCGGAAGGCAGTTTGCAACAAAACAACGGTATCTGGCGCATACCGCAGCTGCACTTGCAGGCCGACAGCGCCATACACGGGCAGCCGTTCAGCCTCAACAGCGAGAGCAGCCTGAGCTGGCAACCCTCCGCGCAAACCCTCACGCTGCAAAACATACGTCTGCGTGCCGACAGCCCTTTCCACAACCTGCACCTCACCGCCGAAAGCCCCGCCGCCACTTGGGCCAACCGCCACCTGAACATCGGCAAAATCAACGCCGTCTACACCGCCGGCAACGAGTCGGCGCATTGGAACGGCTCCTTAGCGCTGGGCAGAATCAGCCTGCGTCCGAGCATTGCCGCCATCGATGAATTTGAAATCAACAACAATCTGCAAAGCAGCAGCCGGCAGACCACATTCAACCTTTCCGGCGCCGCCACCTGGCAGAAAAACCAGCAACTGCGTGCCGACATCAAGCTCACCACCCTGCAAGACAACCTCGGCAAAGCAGCAGATCCGCGCTTCAACAGCCAGCTGGCCGGCACCTTCACACTCGAGCACAACGGCAGCTGGCAAACCGGATTGCAAGGCCTGTTCGACCGCCAACCGGCCGCACTCAACGCCGCCTACACCCCCAATCCGCACGGCACGCCGACACTCAGCGGCAGGCTCAACCTGCACAAACTCGCCCTCGCCCCTTATTGGCAAGACTTGCAGGCGCAATCCGGCAGCCTTTACCCCGCCCTGCTGCTGCATGAAAAAGCGCCCGTTATCGATACCGAAATCACCATCGGCAGCCTCAGCATGCCCGGTCTGCAATTCGACAACCTGAGCAGCCACCTGTTTGCCAACCGCGAGCGCATCACCTTATCCGGCTTTCGCGCCGGGCTTTACGGCGGCATCACCGAAGGCGGCATCAGCATGGCCAACACCAACCCGATTTCCTACCACTTGCAGCAAAACGCCGCCGGCGTGCACATCAGAGCGCTGCTGCAAGATTTGTTTGCCTACAGCAGCATCAGCGGCAACGGCAACGCTGTTATCGACCTCACCGCCCGCGGCAGCAACCGCAGCGAGCTCACCCGCAGCCTGAACGGTAGCCTGCAACTGACCGTATCCGACGGCGCCTGGCTCGGCATTGATTTCGACAACATCCTGCAACGCGCCAGCAACGCCGCCGCCATCGGCAGCGGCCGCACCGACGTGCAAACCCCGTTCAGCCGCTTTTCCATGCTCAGCCATATCGAAAACGGCATCGACTATCACGAAAACGTCGAGCTGATCTCGCCGCGGCTGGAAATCCGCAGCAGCGGCCGCACCGACCTCGCCAGCCAAACCCTTTCCGAAAACCTGTTTATCCACAACGCCCGCAACCGCCAAGCCAAGCCGATACCGCTCACCATCAGCGGCCCCATCGACAACCCCTCGGTAACCATCGACTTTCAGCGCCTCACCTACGGCATGAGCACCCCCGAAGAGAGGCGCCGCGCCTTGGCCGAAACCCTGCGCGAGCAATGGCAATGGCTCAACCCGCGCAACAGCGGCACCCCCTAA
- a CDS encoding chorismate mutase, whose product MIIVMQKQASGAAIERVVGLIRSRGLQEHVSRGEERTIIGAVGDERVFHPHEIESLPEVERAIRVLNDWRIVSREAQPHDSIITVRGVAFGGSKMLDIAATPERAAAADAVFADPFYLPYSPYADSGYGEEKNQIRTMQALMQQYHAAGKPVIVRIRDVRQIAPALNAQADILYLGGELMGNRALQDEVGRLNTPVVLCKDKHHRVDEWLVAAEHVALRGNHHIILGEAGTLSFEPEHTYRLDVDALVRVRKASHLPVIANITRLWHGDMPQETLYKLAMAAGASGVVNSL is encoded by the coding sequence ATGATTATTGTTATGCAGAAACAGGCTTCGGGCGCCGCTATCGAGCGTGTGGTCGGGCTGATCCGCAGCCGCGGCCTGCAAGAGCATGTGTCGCGCGGGGAAGAGCGTACCATTATCGGCGCGGTGGGGGATGAGCGTGTGTTTCATCCGCACGAAATCGAGAGCCTGCCCGAAGTGGAGCGCGCCATCCGGGTGTTGAACGACTGGCGTATCGTCAGCCGTGAAGCACAGCCGCACGACAGCATCATTACGGTGCGCGGCGTGGCGTTCGGCGGCAGTAAAATGCTCGATATTGCCGCCACACCCGAGCGGGCGGCTGCGGCCGATGCGGTGTTTGCCGACCCTTTTTATCTGCCCTACAGCCCTTATGCCGACAGCGGTTATGGTGAGGAAAAAAACCAAATCCGCACCATGCAGGCGCTGATGCAGCAATATCATGCGGCAGGCAAACCGGTGATTGTGCGCATACGCGATGTCCGCCAAATTGCTCCCGCGCTCAATGCGCAGGCCGATATTTTATATTTGGGCGGCGAATTGATGGGCAATCGGGCGCTGCAAGACGAAGTTGGCCGTCTGAATACGCCGGTGGTGTTGTGCAAAGACAAGCACCATCGGGTTGACGAATGGCTGGTGGCCGCCGAACATGTGGCTTTGCGCGGCAATCACCACATTATTTTGGGCGAGGCGGGCACGCTCAGTTTTGAGCCTGAACATACTTACCGTTTGGATGTGGATGCGCTGGTGCGGGTGCGCAAGGCCAGCCATCTGCCTGTGATTGCCAACATCACCCGCCTGTGGCACGGCGATATGCCGCAAGAAACGCTGTATAAATTGGCGATGGCGGCAGGGGCGAGTGGGGTGGTGAACAGCTTGTAA
- a CDS encoding epoxyqueuosine reductase QueH → MSNTSDQKPFERPELVPPGGHKKVLLHSCCAPCSGEVMEAMLASGIDFTIYFYNPNIHPKKEYEIRKNENIAFAEKHNIPFIDADYDVDNWFERAKGMEMDPERGRRCTMCFDMRFERTALYAHEHGFPVITSSLGISRWKNMNQINDCGVRAAEKYPGLQYWEYNWRKGGGSARMIEISKREHFYQQEYCGCAYSLRDSNHHRKSQGRAPIKIGVKYYGDEDNEN, encoded by the coding sequence ATGAGTAACACCTCCGACCAAAAACCTTTCGAGCGCCCCGAGCTGGTGCCGCCCGGCGGCCACAAAAAAGTGCTGCTGCATTCCTGCTGCGCGCCCTGCTCCGGCGAAGTGATGGAAGCCATGCTCGCTTCGGGCATTGATTTTACGATTTATTTTTACAACCCCAACATCCACCCGAAAAAAGAATACGAAATCCGCAAAAACGAAAACATCGCCTTCGCCGAAAAACACAACATCCCGTTTATCGATGCCGATTACGATGTCGACAACTGGTTCGAGCGCGCCAAAGGCATGGAAATGGACCCCGAACGCGGCCGCCGCTGCACCATGTGTTTCGATATGCGCTTCGAGCGCACCGCCCTTTATGCCCACGAACACGGCTTTCCCGTCATCACCAGCAGCCTGGGCATTTCGCGCTGGAAAAACATGAACCAAATCAACGACTGCGGCGTGCGTGCGGCTGAAAAATACCCCGGTTTGCAATATTGGGAATACAACTGGCGCAAAGGCGGCGGCAGCGCGCGCATGATTGAAATCAGCAAGCGCGAGCATTTTTATCAGCAGGAATACTGCGGCTGCGCCTATTCGCTGCGCGATTCCAACCACCACCGCAAATCACAAGGCCGCGCACCGATTAAAATCGGCGTCAAATATTACGGCGACGAAGACAACGAAAACTGA
- a CDS encoding aminotransferase class V-fold PLP-dependent enzyme, whose protein sequence is MTTLPRPEIDEDGLLEYSVVYTDRALNHMSQKFQTTLREIAATLKKVYAADYAAVIPGSGTSGMEAVARQLARDEKCLIIRNGFFSFRWTQILEQGRIAADTCVFTARQSDEAQAPFAPAPIEEVAAAIAEYRPAVVFAPHVETASGIMLPDDYIKALADAVHAVGGLLVIDCIASGCIWLDMAALGIDVLISAPQKGWSGSPCCGLVMLNEAAYQKVQASESDSFALDLKKWLAIMQAFENGGHAYHATMPTDALLVLRDVIREAEAIGFDTLKAAQTELGQKMRALLAEQGFPSVAAPGFEAPGVVVSYTTDPDIQNGKAFAAQGMQIASGVPLQCGERSDFSTFRLGLFGLDKLQNIDRAVAAFADTLAKVK, encoded by the coding sequence ATGACCACCCTGCCCCGCCCCGAAATTGATGAAGACGGCCTGCTCGAATATTCGGTGGTTTACACCGACCGCGCCTTAAACCATATGTCGCAAAAGTTTCAGACGACCTTGCGCGAGATTGCCGCCACGCTGAAAAAAGTGTATGCCGCCGATTATGCGGCAGTGATTCCCGGCAGCGGCACATCAGGCATGGAAGCGGTGGCGCGGCAGCTGGCACGGGATGAAAAATGCCTGATTATCCGCAACGGCTTTTTCAGCTTCCGTTGGACGCAGATTCTCGAACAAGGCCGCATTGCCGCCGATACGTGCGTGTTTACCGCCCGTCAGAGCGATGAAGCCCAAGCGCCGTTTGCGCCCGCACCGATTGAAGAAGTGGCCGCGGCGATTGCCGAATACCGCCCCGCCGTAGTGTTTGCACCGCACGTAGAAACCGCTTCCGGCATCATGTTGCCTGATGATTACATCAAAGCGCTGGCCGATGCTGTGCACGCCGTCGGCGGTTTGCTGGTTATCGATTGCATCGCTTCGGGCTGCATCTGGCTGGATATGGCCGCACTCGGCATTGATGTATTGATTTCCGCACCGCAAAAAGGCTGGAGCGGCTCCCCCTGCTGCGGCCTGGTGATGTTGAACGAAGCCGCTTATCAAAAAGTGCAGGCTAGCGAATCCGACAGCTTTGCGCTCGATTTGAAAAAATGGCTCGCCATCATGCAGGCTTTTGAAAACGGCGGCCACGCTTATCACGCCACCATGCCAACCGATGCGCTGCTGGTTTTGCGCGATGTGATACGCGAAGCCGAAGCCATCGGTTTCGACACCCTCAAAGCCGCGCAAACCGAATTGGGGCAGAAAATGCGTGCGCTGCTGGCCGAGCAAGGCTTCCCCAGCGTGGCTGCGCCCGGCTTCGAAGCCCCCGGCGTGGTGGTAAGCTACACCACTGATCCCGACATTCAAAACGGCAAGGCATTTGCGGCACAAGGCATGCAGATTGCCTCAGGCGTGCCGCTGCAATGCGGCGAGCGCAGCGATTTTTCCACCTTCCGCCTCGGCCTGTTTGGCTTAGACAAGCTGCAAAACATCGACCGCGCCGTGGCCGCCTTTGCCGATACGCTGGCTAAAGTGAAATAA
- a CDS encoding DsbA family protein: MVNLTYLFDPLCGWCYGAAPAIRLLAAQADFHLRALPTGLFCQPGRTIDADFAAHARRNDQQIAALTGQVFSDAYRENVLGSNTGFDSTPMVDALTAVALHRPERELSALAAFQTARYVDGRDVTDADVLADILQALDLHEAAAIITRPATRVAAQTRISEGRACAQSLGLQGVPQLLVQPAGQHILPQALPGKLLFGDLAQLPAQIRQLV; this comes from the coding sequence ATGGTAAACCTCACTTATCTGTTCGACCCGCTGTGCGGTTGGTGCTATGGCGCCGCCCCTGCCATCCGCCTATTGGCCGCGCAAGCGGATTTCCACCTCCGCGCCCTGCCCACCGGACTGTTTTGCCAACCCGGACGCACGATTGATGCTGATTTTGCCGCCCACGCCCGGCGCAACGACCAACAAATCGCCGCGCTCACCGGCCAAGTATTTTCCGATGCCTACCGTGAAAATGTATTAGGTTCCAACACCGGATTCGATTCCACCCCTATGGTCGATGCGCTGACGGCGGTTGCCTTACATCGCCCCGAGCGAGAGTTGAGCGCCCTCGCCGCATTCCAAACTGCACGTTATGTCGATGGGCGTGATGTAACTGATGCTGACGTGTTGGCTGATATTCTGCAAGCACTTGATTTGCACGAAGCCGCCGCTATCATCACCCGTCCTGCCACCCGCGTTGCGGCACAAACACGTATCAGCGAGGGCCGCGCATGCGCACAAAGTTTGGGCTTGCAAGGTGTACCGCAACTGCTGGTTCAACCTGCCGGCCAGCACATCCTGCCGCAAGCCTTGCCCGGCAAATTGCTGTTTGGTGATTTGGCACAACTGCCCGCGCAAATACGGCAGCTTGTCTGA
- a CDS encoding MBL fold metallo-hydrolase has protein sequence MNIKTPIFAATLMLATAFTQAEDLQVKVYNASPESFSVNSTLISGEKEAVVIDAGFTRADALRIAANVLDSNKQLTTILVSQADPDYYFGAETLKQIFPEAKVVATPAVVEKIKAKLPAKLATWSPRMGANAPVKPLLPTPLTGNTLTLEGKTIEIRGTTGILAHRPYVWIPSIKTLTGNIGVFGNMHVWTADTATAAQRRAWRQQLDEMAALQPQTVIPGHAQAGAQYDASAIRHTRDYLNTFEQKLAASPNSTALIDNMQKAYPDLGGQINLELGAKVNKGEMKW, from the coding sequence ATGAACATCAAAACCCCTATTTTTGCCGCCACGCTGATGCTGGCTACCGCCTTCACCCAAGCCGAAGATTTGCAGGTAAAAGTTTACAACGCCTCGCCGGAAAGCTTCAGTGTTAACTCCACCTTAATCAGCGGCGAAAAAGAAGCCGTGGTCATCGATGCCGGCTTTACCCGCGCCGATGCTTTGCGGATTGCCGCCAACGTATTAGACAGCAACAAGCAGCTCACCACCATCTTAGTCAGCCAGGCCGACCCTGATTATTATTTCGGCGCAGAAACATTGAAACAGATTTTTCCTGAAGCAAAAGTGGTAGCCACCCCCGCCGTAGTGGAGAAAATCAAAGCCAAACTGCCCGCCAAGCTGGCTACATGGTCGCCGCGCATGGGCGCCAACGCGCCGGTGAAACCGCTGCTGCCCACCCCGCTCACCGGCAACACACTCACGCTGGAAGGCAAAACCATTGAAATCCGCGGCACCACCGGCATATTGGCGCACCGCCCGTATGTGTGGATTCCCTCCATCAAAACCCTTACCGGCAACATCGGCGTATTCGGCAATATGCACGTTTGGACGGCCGACACCGCCACCGCCGCACAGCGCCGCGCATGGCGGCAGCAGCTGGATGAAATGGCCGCGCTGCAACCCCAAACCGTGATTCCCGGCCATGCACAGGCAGGTGCTCAATATGATGCATCAGCCATCCGCCACACCCGCGATTACCTCAACACTTTCGAGCAGAAGCTGGCCGCCAGCCCAAACAGCACAGCATTGATTGACAACATGCAAAAAGCCTATCCCGATCTCGGCGGCCAAATCAATCTCGAACTGGGCGCCAAAGTCAACAAAGGCGAAATGAAATGGTAA
- the purM gene encoding phosphoribosylformylglycinamidine cyclo-ligase, translating into MSDSLSYRDAGVDIDAGDQLVENIKPFAKRTMRPEVLGDLGGFGALVEISKKYRHPVLVSGTDGVGTKLKLAFDWDKHDTVGIDLVAMSVNDILVQGAEPLFFLDYFACGKLDVARATDVIKGIAQGCEASGCALIGGETAEMPGMYPEGEYDLAGFAVGVVEKDQVINGRSIVPGDVILGLASNGAHSNGYSLVRKIIERDQPDLDAPFDGGKTLRQAIIAPTRLYVKPILAALKQFTIKGMAHITGGGITENIPRVLPEHTVAQIDAAAWEMPKLFQWLQQAGNVDAQEMYRTFNCGIGMAVIIAKEDADAVQAFLTEQGETVYRLGEIRERQGDEHQTQVA; encoded by the coding sequence ATGAGCGATTCATTGAGCTACCGCGATGCAGGTGTCGATATCGATGCCGGCGACCAATTGGTTGAAAACATCAAACCCTTTGCCAAACGCACCATGCGCCCCGAAGTATTGGGTGATTTGGGCGGCTTCGGCGCGCTGGTGGAAATCAGCAAAAAATACCGCCATCCGGTTCTGGTTTCCGGCACCGACGGCGTGGGCACCAAGCTCAAACTCGCTTTCGATTGGGACAAACACGACACCGTCGGCATCGACCTTGTCGCCATGAGCGTTAACGATATTCTGGTGCAAGGCGCAGAGCCGCTGTTTTTCCTCGACTATTTCGCCTGCGGCAAACTCGACGTTGCCCGCGCCACCGATGTCATTAAAGGCATCGCCCAAGGCTGCGAAGCATCCGGCTGCGCCCTGATCGGCGGCGAAACCGCCGAAATGCCCGGCATGTATCCCGAAGGCGAATACGACCTTGCCGGTTTCGCCGTCGGCGTAGTAGAAAAAGACCAAGTGATTAACGGCCGCAGCATCGTGCCCGGCGACGTGATATTGGGCTTAGCCTCCAACGGCGCCCACTCCAACGGCTATTCCCTCGTACGCAAAATCATCGAGCGCGACCAACCCGATTTAGATGCCCCGTTTGACGGCGGCAAAACCCTGCGCCAAGCCATCATCGCCCCCACCCGCCTGTATGTCAAACCGATTCTGGCCGCGCTCAAGCAATTCACCATCAAAGGCATGGCACACATTACCGGCGGCGGCATCACCGAAAACATACCGCGCGTATTGCCCGAACACACCGTTGCCCAAATCGATGCCGCAGCATGGGAAATGCCCAAGCTGTTTCAATGGCTGCAACAGGCCGGCAACGTTGACGCGCAGGAAATGTACCGCACCTTCAACTGCGGCATCGGCATGGCCGTCATCATCGCAAAAGAAGATGCCGACGCCGTGCAGGCATTCTTAACCGAACAAGGCGAAACCGTTTACCGCCTCGGCGAAATCCGCGAGCGCCAAGGCGACGAGCACCAAACCCAGGTCGCTTAA
- the smc gene encoding chromosome segregation protein SMC yields MRLTHIKLAGFKSFTDPTSIHVPGRLVAVIGPNGCGKSNVIDAVRWVLGEASAKQLRGESMQDVIFNGAATRRPAPRASVELVFDNADQTLQGPWGQYAEVSIKRQLTRQGESTYFINNQVVRRRDITDLFLGTGVGARGYAVIEQGMISRIIEARPEELRAYIEEAAGVSKYKERRKETEGRLKDTREHLQRLADLQSELGRQVEKLEKQAETAERYQTLTRQLSQQQDLLDYVQWQQALAAADKATAQHQNFQQQQDETAAQIQTLSEQIHALQAAEQAQQADAHDISNRRGILREQIARLEEQIRHRQTLHQRIERDRTAAQAQLQRIHQEQQQIRAKQEETDYQIENKQTELAELAMMVAEQEEQLPELEEAQSALESAHQNQQDEHNRIKRELALKQQQLSHAKQTLHTQTQRQGRLKEENTALNLPADADTEAAQQQAALLAEQQTHYEEQIIQAEQQLEESQQQLQTASVQQQKLQQQHITLQAQQQALAQLLAQSDTDSDFWAHTEAAQTPQLWQHITAPAEWQHALSVVLAERLHARAVPSGFTPPAPLPQGQAAWLADHLSGGLKKSLPAQALLNQIQAKAPFQTALHHWLDGILCAPDLPYALARQNDLQGRQIWLTPEGHQIDRISVMLYAQNSGGNLIERKERLDALNTELAALAPQLQNAERTHNQARSAQTAAEQHHKNLLQQQKQHQQQYQAAQTRAAELLARTNQGQIRREHIARELLQIEAEQLILEQTSDGLEDDIATLSEAAAELEQQQHSISNNCSQQQNRLKQARLALLEANRRYGLAEVDVHKLQQQKQHQQQQLTQLEQQTLDWQERQSELALAYEAEQAGDEQHLKLDSLSEEVLTLDEQYLAVQQQLSTTQAQGREQYAAQQALSAKLPQLQAATQTALLQQQEALLGAKRFHQNLEERQADLAALETLAAESGSLKALSDDIGGLAQKIQALGAVNLAALQELEEARERDGYYRNQSEDVQSAIALLEEAIAQIDNETKARFKETFQAVNEKVQTFFPTLFGGGEAKLHMIGDDLLTAGVSIMARPPGKKNSTIHLLSGGEKALTAMSLVFALFSLNPAPFCLLDEVDAPLDDANTGRFCKLVKEMSAQTQFLYISHNRLTMEMAEQLIGVTMQEKGVSRIVAVDIQQALSMAEPA; encoded by the coding sequence ATGCGCCTCACCCACATCAAACTTGCCGGCTTCAAATCCTTTACCGACCCCACCAGCATCCACGTGCCCGGCCGGCTGGTGGCCGTTATCGGCCCCAACGGTTGCGGCAAATCCAACGTGATTGATGCTGTGCGCTGGGTATTGGGCGAAGCCTCGGCCAAACAGCTGCGCGGCGAGAGCATGCAAGACGTAATATTCAACGGTGCTGCCACCCGCCGCCCCGCCCCGCGCGCTTCGGTCGAGCTGGTATTCGACAACGCCGATCAAACCCTGCAAGGCCCGTGGGGGCAATATGCCGAAGTGAGCATCAAACGCCAGCTCACGCGCCAAGGCGAATCCACTTATTTCATCAACAACCAAGTAGTGCGCCGCCGCGACATCACCGATCTGTTTCTCGGCACCGGCGTGGGCGCGCGCGGTTATGCCGTTATCGAACAAGGCATGATTTCGCGCATCATCGAAGCGCGTCCCGAAGAATTGCGTGCCTACATAGAAGAAGCGGCGGGCGTATCCAAATACAAAGAGCGCCGCAAAGAAACCGAAGGCCGCCTGAAAGACACACGCGAGCATTTGCAGCGCCTGGCCGATTTGCAAAGCGAACTTGGCCGCCAGGTTGAAAAGCTGGAAAAACAGGCCGAAACCGCCGAACGCTACCAAACCCTCACCCGCCAACTGTCGCAACAGCAAGATTTGCTCGACTACGTGCAATGGCAGCAAGCCCTGGCCGCCGCCGACAAAGCCACCGCCCAACATCAAAATTTCCAACAGCAGCAAGACGAAACCGCCGCGCAAATCCAAACGCTCAGCGAGCAGATTCACGCCCTGCAAGCAGCCGAACAGGCACAGCAGGCAGATGCGCATGACATCAGCAACCGCCGCGGCATTCTGCGCGAACAAATCGCCCGCCTCGAAGAACAAATCCGCCACCGGCAAACCCTGCATCAGCGTATCGAGCGCGACCGCACCGCCGCACAAGCACAACTGCAACGCATCCATCAAGAGCAGCAGCAAATCCGCGCCAAGCAGGAAGAAACCGATTATCAAATCGAAAACAAACAAACCGAGCTGGCCGAGCTGGCGATGATGGTGGCCGAACAGGAAGAACAACTGCCCGAATTGGAAGAAGCCCAAAGCGCGCTCGAATCCGCCCACCAAAACCAGCAAGACGAACACAACCGCATCAAACGCGAACTGGCCTTGAAGCAGCAGCAACTGAGCCATGCCAAACAAACCCTGCACACCCAAACCCAACGTCAAGGCCGTCTGAAAGAAGAAAACACCGCCCTCAACCTGCCCGCCGATGCCGACACCGAGGCCGCGCAACAGCAAGCCGCCCTGCTGGCCGAGCAGCAAACACATTACGAAGAACAAATCATTCAAGCAGAACAACAGCTTGAAGAATCACAACAACAGCTTCAGACGGCCTCTGTGCAGCAGCAAAAGCTGCAACAGCAACACATCACCCTACAGGCACAACAACAAGCCCTCGCCCAACTGCTGGCACAAAGCGACACCGACAGCGATTTTTGGGCGCACACCGAAGCCGCCCAAACCCCGCAGCTGTGGCAGCACATTACCGCCCCCGCCGAATGGCAGCACGCCCTCAGCGTGGTGCTGGCCGAACGCCTGCACGCCCGCGCCGTGCCATCCGGGTTTACCCCGCCCGCACCGCTGCCCCAAGGCCAGGCCGCATGGCTGGCCGACCACCTTTCAGGCGGCCTCAAAAAAAGCCTGCCCGCACAAGCCCTGCTCAATCAGATTCAAGCCAAAGCCCCATTTCAAACGGCCTTGCACCACTGGCTCGACGGCATTCTGTGCGCCCCTGATCTACCTTACGCCCTCGCCCGCCAAAACGACTTGCAGGGCCGCCAAATCTGGCTCACCCCCGAAGGCCACCAAATCGACCGCATCAGCGTGATGCTGTATGCCCAAAACAGCGGCGGCAATCTCATTGAACGCAAAGAGCGCCTCGACGCACTCAACACCGAGCTGGCAGCACTCGCACCACAGCTGCAAAACGCCGAACGCACCCACAACCAAGCCCGAAGCGCTCAAACAGCCGCCGAACAACACCACAAAAACCTGTTGCAGCAGCAAAAACAACACCAACAACAATACCAAGCCGCCCAAACCCGCGCCGCCGAGCTGCTCGCCCGCACCAACCAAGGCCAAATCCGCCGCGAACACATCGCGCGCGAACTGCTGCAAATCGAAGCAGAACAACTGATTCTCGAACAAACTTCAGACGGCCTCGAAGACGACATCGCTACCCTCAGCGAAGCCGCCGCCGAGCTGGAGCAGCAGCAACACAGCATCAGCAACAACTGCAGCCAACAGCAAAACCGGCTCAAACAAGCCCGCCTCGCCCTGCTCGAAGCCAACCGCCGCTACGGCCTCGCCGAAGTCGATGTACACAAACTGCAACAACAAAAACAACACCAACAGCAGCAACTGACCCAGCTCGAACAGCAAACCCTCGACTGGCAGGAGCGCCAAAGCGAGCTGGCACTGGCTTATGAAGCCGAACAAGCCGGCGACGAACAACACCTCAAACTCGACAGTCTCAGCGAAGAAGTGCTTACTCTGGATGAGCAATACCTCGCCGTGCAGCAGCAACTTAGCACCACCCAAGCCCAAGGCCGCGAACAATACGCTGCCCAGCAAGCCCTATCGGCCAAACTGCCGCAACTGCAAGCCGCCACCCAAACCGCGCTGCTGCAACAGCAAGAAGCCCTGCTCGGCGCCAAACGCTTCCACCAAAACCTCGAAGAGCGCCAAGCCGACTTAGCCGCCCTCGAAACCCTGGCCGCCGAATCAGGCAGCCTCAAAGCCCTCAGCGACGACATCGGCGGCCTCGCCCAAAAAATCCAAGCCCTCGGCGCCGTCAACCTCGCCGCCCTGCAAGAATTGGAAGAAGCCCGCGAACGCGACGGCTATTACCGCAACCAAAGCGAAGACGTGCAATCCGCCATCGCCCTGCTCGAAGAAGCCATCGCCCAAATCGACAACGAAACCAAAGCCCGTTTCAAAGAAACCTTTCAAGCCGTCAACGAAAAAGTACAAACCTTCTTCCCCACTCTGTTCGGCGGCGGCGAAGCCAAACTGCACATGATCGGCGACGACCTGCTCACCGCCGGCGTTTCTATCATGGCGCGCCCGCCCGGCAAGAAAAACAGCACCATCCACCTTTTGAGCGGCGGCGAAAAAGCCCTGACCGCCATGAGCCTCGTGTTTGCCCTGTTCAGCCTCAACCCCGCCCCCTTCTGCCTGCTCGACGAAGTGGATGCCCCGCTCGACGACGCCAACACCGGCCGTTTCTGCAAGCTTGTGAAAGAAATGTCGGCGCAAACCCAATTTCTCTATATTTCCCACAACCGCCTCACCATGGAAATGGCCGAGCAGCTGATCGGCGTGACCATGCAAGAAAAAGGCGTCTCGCGCATTGTCGCCGTCGATATCCAACAAGCGCTGAGCATGGCCGAACCGGCCTAG